In Arachis stenosperma cultivar V10309 chromosome 1, arast.V10309.gnm1.PFL2, whole genome shotgun sequence, one DNA window encodes the following:
- the LOC130941450 gene encoding probable disease resistance protein At5g66900 isoform X1: MAHTTQIAVLASLLQQASESILEMLQTARKSNRNRGVLRSVILTELTPLFNEIKQYNYDDEHLDRQREQITALITENDDDGASLCNCSCSSWSHLWENCFSWLVRHIKNNNNNNNNNDYDCDYFDEALREDLNETLEKLREIIELLKCGSGSERRGVCGVPEKRGFTVGLEESMRKLKAEVMRKRDGVSVIVLTGLAGSGKTTLATSLCWDQQVKGKFKENILFITCTKTFKIKIIVERLFEHCGYRVPEFQSEEDAINRMGVLLRHIGKSSPMLLVLDDVWPGSESLVEKFKIQTSSDYKILVTSRVAYPRFGTPCIVLEPLNHEDALTLFSHFAQLEDNYYLNFRNEEDILQKVVRGCKGSPLAITVIGRSIRNQPYEFWLKMVEKLSQGRFIFDSSEELLKCLENILEILEDKPIIKECFMDLGLFPEDQRIPVTVLLDIWTELYGMDDDGIEAMTIINTLNSMNLANVLVARKNACDVENYYYNNHFIVVHDLLRELAIYENNQEATEHRHRMSIGMNEQNGEFGLGEKQRGIIAEIFSKCLRWCINKQMPQQIHARTLSITIDETWPSYWSNMQTADVEVLIFHFRAKFFSFPMFMQKMSKLKVLIVTNYGFYPSELNNFKLLDSLPNLKRIRLERISVPSFGHLKNLRKLSLYMCQTTHAFEFGNFKFSEACPNLVELNIDYSKDMVELPNGICEIPSLKKLCVTNCHKLCSLPKEIGNLKNLEILRLNSCTDLQGLPESIGMLSNLRLLDISNCISLPNLPEEISNLYGLRKLYMTSCANCELPSLVSNLENLKVTCDEETATLWEAFITMIPNLRIEVPQVDVNLNWLHTVN; encoded by the exons ATGGCGCACACAACGCAAATTGCCGTTCTTGCATCGCTACTTCAACAAGCATCGGAGAGCATCCTTGAAATGCTTCAAACGGCAAGAAAGAGCAATCGGAACAGAGGAGTTCTAAGGTCAGTAATCCTCACAGAGTTGACTCCTCTGTTCAACGAGATCAAGCAATACAATTACGACGACGAACACCTTGATCGACAAAGAGAGCAAATCACGGCTCTTATAACAGAAAATGACGATGACGGTGCAAGCCTATGCAATTGCAGTTGCTCTTCTTGGTCGCACTTGTGGGAAAATTGCTTCTCCTGGCTCGTTCGGCAtataaagaataataataataataataataacaatgatTATGATTGTGATTACTTTGATGAAGCTTTGAGGGAGGATTTGAATGAGACGCTTGAGAAGTTGAGAGAGATTATTGAGCTGCTTAAATGTGGCAGTGGTTCGGAAAGGAGGGGGGTATGTGGTGTTCCAGAGAAGCGAGGGTTCACGGTGGGATTGGAGGAGTCAATGAGGAAGTTGAAGGCGGAGGTTATGAGGAAGAGGGATGGCGTGTCGGTCATTGTTTTGACCGGCTTGGCTGGTTCTGGGAAGACCACTTTGGCTACATCGCTCTGTTGGGATCAACAAGTCAAAG GTAAATTCAAGGAAAATATCTTATTCATCACATGCACGAAAACATTCAAGATAAAGATAATCGTAGAGAGACTCTTTGAACACTGTGGATATCGAGTGCCGGAGTTTCAAAGTGAAGAAGATGCAATTAACCGAATGGGAGTTTTGCTGAGGCATATTGGAAAAAGTAGTCCAATGTTGTTGGTCCTTGATGATGTTTGGCCTGGTTCAGAATCCCTTGTTGAGAAATTCAAAATACAAACATCATCAGATTACAAGATTCTTGTTACTTCAAGGGTTGCATATCCTAGATTTGGCACCCCATGTATCGTCTTAGAACCACTCAATCATGAAGATGCATTAACACTCTTCAGTCACTTTGCCCAATTGGAAGATAACTACTACTTAAATTTCCGAAATGAAGAAGATATTCTCCAAAAG GTTGTAAGAGGTTGCAAGGGTTCACCTCTTGCAATTACTGTGATTGGTAGATCAATAAGAAATCAACCTTATGAATTTTGGCTCAAGATGGTAGAGAAATTGTCACAGGGTCGTTTTATATTTGATTCGAGTGAGGAATTACTAAAATGCCTCGAAAATATTTTGGAAATTTTAGAGGATAAGCCTATCATAAAGGAGTGCTTCATGGACCTAGGGCTATTTCCGGAAGATCAAAGAATCCCTGTTACTGTTCTCTTGGATATATGGACTGAGTTGTATGGAATGGATGATGATGGCATAGAGGCAATGACTATTATCAACACATTAAACTCTATGAATTTGGCTAATGTCTTAGTTGCAAG GAAAAATGCTTGCGACGTTGAAAACTATTACTACAACAACCACTTCATCGTGGTGCATGATCTTCTAAGAGAACTTGCAATTTATGAGAACAATCAAGAAGCAACAGAACATAGACACAGAATGAGCATTGGCATGAACGAACAGAATGGCGAATTTGGGCTTGGGGAGAAGCAGCGAGGCATCATTGCTGaaatcttttcaaaatgtttGAGATGGTGTATTAATAAACAGATGCCGCAACAAATCCATGCACGCACTTTGTCAATAACAATTG ATGAAACTTGGCCTTCTTATTGGTCCAATATGCAAACGGCTGACGTTGAAGTTCTGATTTTCCATTTTCGAGCTAAGTTCTTCTCTTTTCCAATGTTCAtgcagaaaatgagtaaactcaAAGTTCTCATTGTAACAAATTATGGCTTCTATCCCTCTGAGCTCAACAATTTCAAGCTACTTGATTCCTTACCAAACCTGAAAAGAATAAGACTAGAGAGAATTTCTGTTCCTTCCTTCGGCCACTTAAAGAATCTAAGAAAACTATCCCTCTACATGTGTCAAACAACTCATGCTTTCGAATTCGGTAACTTCAAATTTTCAGAAGCATGTCCAAATCTAGTAGAGTTGAACATTGATTACAGCAAAGATATGGTTGAATTGCCTAATGGAATCTGCGAAATTCCGTCGCTGAAGAAGCTCTGCGTCACTAATTGCCACAAGCTCTGTTCATTGCCGAAAGAAATTGGAAATCTGAAGAACTTGGAAATCTTGAGGCTCAATTCTTGCACTGATTTGCAAGGATTACCAGAATCCATTGGAATGCTTTCGAATCTGCGACTTCTGGACATATCAAACTGCATAAGCCTTCCAAATTTACCTGAAGAAATTAGTAATCTGTATGGTCTAAGGAAGCTGTACATGACGAGTTGCGCGAACTGCGAGTTGCCGTCTTTAGTGTCGAATCTTGAGAATTTGAAGGTGACATGTGATGAAGAAACAGCTACTTTATGGGAAGCTTTCATAACAATGATTCCTAATCTAAGGATAGAGGTGCCTCAAGTTGATGTGAACTTAAATTGGCTTCACACAGTTAATTAG
- the LOC130941450 gene encoding probable disease resistance protein At5g66900 isoform X2: MAHTTQIAVLASLLQQASESILEMLQTARKSNRNRGVLRSVILTELTPLFNEIKQYNYDDEHLDRQREQITALITENDDDGASLCNCSCSSWSHLWENCFSWLVRHIKNNNNNNNNNDYDCDYFDEALREDLNETLEKLREIIELLKCGSGSERRGVCGVPEKRGFTVGLEESMRKLKAEVMRKRDGVSVIVLTGLAGSGKTTLATSLCWDQQVKGKFKENILFITCTKTFKIKIIVERLFEHCGYRVPEFQSEEDAINRMGVLLRHIGKSSPMLLVLDDVWPGSESLVEKFKIQTSSDYKILVTSRVAYPRFGTPCIVLEPLNHEDALTLFSHFAQLEDNYYLNFRNEEDILQKVVRGCKGSPLAITVIGRSIRNQPYEFWLKMVEKLSQGRFIFDSSEELLKCLENILEILEDKPIIKECFMDLGLFPEDQRIPVTVLLDIWTELYGMDDDGIEAMTIINTLNSMNLANVLVARKNACDVENYYYNNHFIVVHDLLRELAIYENNQEATEHRHRMSIGMNEQNGEFGLGEKQRGIIAEIFSKCLRWCINKQMPQQIHARTLSITIENE, encoded by the exons ATGGCGCACACAACGCAAATTGCCGTTCTTGCATCGCTACTTCAACAAGCATCGGAGAGCATCCTTGAAATGCTTCAAACGGCAAGAAAGAGCAATCGGAACAGAGGAGTTCTAAGGTCAGTAATCCTCACAGAGTTGACTCCTCTGTTCAACGAGATCAAGCAATACAATTACGACGACGAACACCTTGATCGACAAAGAGAGCAAATCACGGCTCTTATAACAGAAAATGACGATGACGGTGCAAGCCTATGCAATTGCAGTTGCTCTTCTTGGTCGCACTTGTGGGAAAATTGCTTCTCCTGGCTCGTTCGGCAtataaagaataataataataataataataacaatgatTATGATTGTGATTACTTTGATGAAGCTTTGAGGGAGGATTTGAATGAGACGCTTGAGAAGTTGAGAGAGATTATTGAGCTGCTTAAATGTGGCAGTGGTTCGGAAAGGAGGGGGGTATGTGGTGTTCCAGAGAAGCGAGGGTTCACGGTGGGATTGGAGGAGTCAATGAGGAAGTTGAAGGCGGAGGTTATGAGGAAGAGGGATGGCGTGTCGGTCATTGTTTTGACCGGCTTGGCTGGTTCTGGGAAGACCACTTTGGCTACATCGCTCTGTTGGGATCAACAAGTCAAAG GTAAATTCAAGGAAAATATCTTATTCATCACATGCACGAAAACATTCAAGATAAAGATAATCGTAGAGAGACTCTTTGAACACTGTGGATATCGAGTGCCGGAGTTTCAAAGTGAAGAAGATGCAATTAACCGAATGGGAGTTTTGCTGAGGCATATTGGAAAAAGTAGTCCAATGTTGTTGGTCCTTGATGATGTTTGGCCTGGTTCAGAATCCCTTGTTGAGAAATTCAAAATACAAACATCATCAGATTACAAGATTCTTGTTACTTCAAGGGTTGCATATCCTAGATTTGGCACCCCATGTATCGTCTTAGAACCACTCAATCATGAAGATGCATTAACACTCTTCAGTCACTTTGCCCAATTGGAAGATAACTACTACTTAAATTTCCGAAATGAAGAAGATATTCTCCAAAAG GTTGTAAGAGGTTGCAAGGGTTCACCTCTTGCAATTACTGTGATTGGTAGATCAATAAGAAATCAACCTTATGAATTTTGGCTCAAGATGGTAGAGAAATTGTCACAGGGTCGTTTTATATTTGATTCGAGTGAGGAATTACTAAAATGCCTCGAAAATATTTTGGAAATTTTAGAGGATAAGCCTATCATAAAGGAGTGCTTCATGGACCTAGGGCTATTTCCGGAAGATCAAAGAATCCCTGTTACTGTTCTCTTGGATATATGGACTGAGTTGTATGGAATGGATGATGATGGCATAGAGGCAATGACTATTATCAACACATTAAACTCTATGAATTTGGCTAATGTCTTAGTTGCAAG GAAAAATGCTTGCGACGTTGAAAACTATTACTACAACAACCACTTCATCGTGGTGCATGATCTTCTAAGAGAACTTGCAATTTATGAGAACAATCAAGAAGCAACAGAACATAGACACAGAATGAGCATTGGCATGAACGAACAGAATGGCGAATTTGGGCTTGGGGAGAAGCAGCGAGGCATCATTGCTGaaatcttttcaaaatgtttGAGATGGTGTATTAATAAACAGATGCCGCAACAAATCCATGCACGCACTTTGTCAATAACAATTG aaaatgagtaa
- the LOC130964629 gene encoding uncharacterized protein LOC130964629, whose product MGGGEKSQSSSSRNNAAGRPYGNKGMRNRGGKNGVFCYCGLRTVMKHSTTAENLGRPFYGCPNYEYGIHCNFFRWADGCEDQVSAAPIPLEVLHELSWRMTILESDVRTVKMMTMMLLAFVVTFGVCLGFSLLGFIFNK is encoded by the exons ATGGGTGGTGGCGAGAAAAGCCAAAGTAGCTCAAGTAGAAACAACGCCGCAGGCAGACCTTATGGCAACAAAGGAATGCGAAATAGGGGAGGTAAGAACGGTGTTTTCTGTTATTGCGGGCTTCGAACGGTGATGAAGCACTCAACAACTGCAGAAAATCTTGGTAGACCATTTTATGGTTGTCCGAACTATGAG TATGGAATTCACTGTAATTTTTTTCGCTGGGCTGATGGGTGTGAAGATCAAGTTTCTGCAGCACCCATTCCACTAGAAGTTTTGCATGAGTTAAGTTGGAGGATGACAATCTTGGAGAGTGATGTTAGGACCGTGAAGATGATGACAATGATGCTGCTGGCTTTTGTTGTTACttttggtgtgtgtttaggCTTTAGTTTGTTGGGGTTTATATTCAACAAATGA